The following are from one region of the Gammaproteobacteria bacterium genome:
- the rnhB gene encoding ribonuclease HII, which produces MTHTDPPQIELAFSSPRLVAGVDEAGRGPLAGPVVAGAVILDPDAPIEGLADSKKLSERRRERLAAEIEQKALAWGLGFADEREIDEINILHASMLAMQRAVAELKVAPGLALVDGNRCPDLPCETRAIVGGDSTEAAISAASILAKVARDRYMLELDGRHPEYGFARHKGYPTAAHIEALGRHGPSPCHRLSFAPVRRAAGR; this is translated from the coding sequence ATGACGCACACCGACCCGCCCCAGATCGAACTCGCCTTTTCCTCGCCTCGACTGGTCGCGGGAGTCGACGAAGCGGGCAGGGGGCCGCTGGCGGGCCCGGTCGTCGCCGGAGCGGTCATTCTCGATCCGGACGCACCCATCGAGGGGCTGGCGGATTCCAAAAAGCTCAGCGAACGCCGCCGCGAACGCCTGGCCGCCGAGATCGAGCAAAAGGCCCTGGCCTGGGGCCTGGGCTTTGCCGACGAACGCGAGATCGACGAGATCAACATCCTGCACGCCAGCATGCTGGCGATGCAGCGGGCCGTGGCCGAACTGAAGGTCGCGCCCGGACTGGCGCTGGTGGACGGCAACCGCTGCCCGGATCTGCCCTGCGAGACGCGCGCCATCGTCGGCGGCGACTCCACCGAAGCGGCCATCAGCGCCGCCTCCATCCTGGCCAAGGTCGCCCGCGACCGCTACATGCTGGAGCTCGACGGCCGGCATCCCGAATACGGCTTCGCCAGGCACAAGGGCTATCCGACCGCCGCCCACATCGAGGCCCTGGGCCGCCACGGCCCCAGCCCCTGCCACCGGCTCAGCTTCGCACCGGTGCGCCGCGCGGCGGGCAGATAA
- a CDS encoding Gfo/Idh/MocA family oxidoreductase has translation MTALRCAVVGVGYLGKFHAQKYAAAPDAELVAVVDADPESAQRVATENGCQALTDYHELLGKVDAVSIAVPTTLHHQVARDFLQAGAHVLVEKPITVTPEEAGELVDIAAQKNLVLQVGHLERFNAAILGLGDRLAEPMFIESHRLAPFKPRATDVNVVLDLMIHDIDIILDIVKSEVVNIAASGAQVLSSDIDIANARLEFANGCVANVTASRISMKMERKMRLFQRDAYIAIDFQNKGLTIHRKGEGEMFPGVPEIKSEETFYEESDALNSEILAFLNAIRTGTPPPVSGEDGKRALETAMRITDLLAQSPNSLN, from the coding sequence ATGACTGCACTTCGATGCGCCGTGGTCGGCGTAGGTTACCTCGGCAAATTCCACGCCCAGAAATACGCCGCCGCCCCCGATGCCGAACTGGTCGCGGTGGTCGACGCAGACCCGGAAAGCGCGCAGCGCGTAGCCACCGAGAATGGCTGTCAGGCCCTGACCGATTACCATGAACTGCTCGGCAAGGTGGATGCGGTGAGCATCGCCGTGCCGACCACCCTGCACCACCAGGTCGCCAGGGATTTCCTGCAGGCGGGCGCACACGTGCTGGTCGAGAAACCGATTACCGTGACTCCCGAGGAAGCCGGCGAGCTGGTCGATATCGCGGCGCAGAAAAACTTGGTGCTGCAGGTCGGCCATCTCGAGCGTTTCAACGCGGCCATCCTCGGCCTGGGCGACCGGTTGGCCGAACCCATGTTCATCGAGTCGCACCGCCTGGCGCCGTTCAAGCCGCGCGCGACCGACGTGAACGTGGTGCTGGATCTGATGATCCACGACATCGACATCATCCTGGATATCGTGAAGTCCGAGGTGGTCAACATCGCGGCCAGCGGCGCGCAGGTGCTGTCCAGCGACATCGATATCGCCAACGCCCGCCTGGAATTCGCCAACGGCTGCGTGGCCAACGTCACGGCCAGCCGCATCAGCATGAAGATGGAACGCAAGATGCGCCTGTTCCAGCGCGATGCGTACATCGCCATCGATTTCCAGAACAAGGGCCTGACCATCCACCGCAAGGGTGAGGGCGAGATGTTCCCCGGCGTGCCGGAGATCAAGAGCGAAGAGACCTTTTACGAAGAGAGCGACGCGCTGAACAGCGAGATTCTCGCCTTCCTGAACGCCATCAGGACCGGCACCCCACCGCCGGTGAGCGGGGAGGACGGCAAGCGTGCGCTGGAAACTGCGATGCGTATCACCGACCTGCTCGCGCAATCCCCCAACAGTCTCAACTGA